One Pomacea canaliculata isolate SZHN2017 linkage group LG9, ASM307304v1, whole genome shotgun sequence DNA segment encodes these proteins:
- the LOC112571975 gene encoding uncharacterized protein LOC112571975: MWHKFEVTVRPGWNWKKTRSFFGHKGPRLYQHVRHLVINLDRRAQAPQTVDAPQANAVLSSVSKLLRALPDDMTLRSFCSRGFKYYRASKDWKSYVICELCKFLRPQRRFLEHIEITFENMTDEIIKTLEFSCPLLRRLTIRFDLSLQPSLEDHISLLNQNEVVDKNPDLRVVLWLTVGDSVYEYLMNESVYLIQLPVEGLVVDVYSLHTETPVVNRYLDLMTTLYGNDLTFLEWSCVVRGRWCYGQALVNLVNKCPRLASISLKNITLDLETATAISACSGSAERGKIKLRVGGICGSSEASSNAREEGIRQLKHSLDLQVVM, translated from the exons ATGTGGCACAAGTTCGAGGTCACTGTCCGTCCTGGctggaactggaaaaaaacccgCTCATTTTTTGGTCACAAAGGCCCCAGATTGTACCAACATGTCAGACACCTTGTAATCAACTTGGACAGAAGAGCACAAGCACCACAAACTGTTGATGCGCCTCAGGCAAACGCTGTTCTCAGCTCAGTGTCCAAACTTTTGCGAGCCTTGCCTGATGACATGACACTGAGAAGTTTCTGTTCCCGGGGTTTCAAGTATTACAGAGCTAGTAAAGACTGGAAAAGTTATGTCATCTGTGAACTATGTAAATTTCTGAGACCTCAGAGGAGATTTTTAGAGCATATCGAAATCACATTCGAAAATATGACCGACGAGATAATCAAGACCCTGGAGTTTTCCTGCCCTCTACTGAGACGCCTTACGATTCGGTTTGATTTAAGTCTTCAACCCTCTCTTGAAGACCATATCTCCCTGCTGAATCAGAATGAGGTTGTGGACAAGAACCCTGACTTGCGGGTCGTGTTGTGGCTCACGGTGGGGGATAGCGTATATGAGTACCTCATGAACGAGAGCGTGTATCTTATTCAATTACCCGTCGAGGGACTCGTTGTCGATGTCTACAGTCTGCACACGGAAACACCCGTTGTCAATCGTTACCTCGACTTGATGACCACACTATACGGAAACGACCTAA CTTTCCTGGAGTGGTCGTGTGTGGTGCGGGGCAGGTGGTGCTATGGCCAAGCTTTGGTGAACCTAGTGAACAAGTGTCCCAGACTGGCCTCCATCTCACTGAAGAACATCACTCTCGATCTGGAAACAGCGACAGCCATCAGTGCCTGCAGCGGCAGTGCCGAGCGAG GGAAGATAAAGCTGCGAGTGGGAGGAATCTGTGGCAGCAGTGAGGCATCATCCAATGCACGGgaagaaggcattcgacagttgAAGCACAGTCTCGATCTTCAAGTAGTTATGTAA
- the LOC112571972 gene encoding uncharacterized protein LOC112571972 gives MEWGVTGPFNALPTELLVIIFRKLSNEDRGSCCQACKRWREAIISEPSMWHKFEVTVHPGWNWKKTRSFFGHKGPRLYLHVRHLVINLDRRAQAPQTVDAPQANAVLSSVCKLLRALPDDMTLTSFSCSGFKYYNASRDWKSHVICEICKFLRTQRRFLEKIEITFELLTEEIMKTLVYACPLLRRFTIPIDLSLQLYPPNEIPQLTLNEVFDKNPNLRFVYCLTLGDNMYGYFMNLPNYLIRIPVEGLVVEVSSMHTVPPFVDCYLHLMGTINGNYLTFLELSYVVRGRWCYGPALVTLVSRCPRLVSITMKNILLDLETATAISAFSNNNERGKIKLRVGGICGSSEASSNALEEGIRQLKDSLDLQIFM, from the exons ATGGAGTGGGGTGTTACTGGTCCTTTCAATGCGCTGCCCACAGAgcttcttgtcatcatcttcag GAAACTGTCCAATGAAGATAGGGGTTCCTGCTGTCAAGCATGTAAAAGGTGGAGAGAGGCAATCATCTCTGAGCCCTCCATGTGGCACAAGTTCGAGGTCACTGTCCATCCTGGCTGGAACTGGAAAAAGACCCGCTCATTTTTTGGTCACAAAGGCCCCAGATTGTACCTCCATGTCAGACACCTTGTAATCAACTTGGACAGAAGAGCACAAGCACCACAAACTGTCGATGCGCCTCAGGCAAACGCTGTTCTCAGCTCAGTGTGCAAACTGTTGCGAGCCTTGCCTGATGACATGACACTGACAAGTTTCTCTTGCTCGGGTTTCAAGTATTACAATGCTAGTAGAGACTGGAAAAGTCATGTCATCTGTGAAATATGTAAATTTCTCAGAACTCAGAGGAGATTTTTAGAGAAAATCGAAATCACTTTCGAACTTCTAACGGAGGAGATCATGAAGACTCTGGTCTATGCCTGCCCTCTCCTGAGACGATTTACTATTCCGATTGATTTAAGTCTTCAACTTTATCCTCCAAACGAGATCCCCCAGCTGACTCTTAATGAGGTTTTCGACAAGAACCCTAACTTGCGGTTCGTGTATTGCCTCACGTTGGGGGACAACATGTATGGCTACTTTATGAACCTGCCCAACTATCTGATTCGAATACCCGTCGAGGGACTTGTTGTCGAGGTGTCCAGTATGCACACAGTCCCACCCTTTGTCGATTGTTACCTCCACTTGATGGGAACCATAAATGGAAACTATCTAA CTTTCCTGGAGTTGTCGTATGTGGTGCGGGGCAGGTGGTGCTATGGCCCAGCTCTGGTGACGCTGGTAAGCCGGTGTCCCAGACTGGTGTCCATCACAATGAAGAATATCCTTCTAGATCTGGAAACGGCGACAGCCATCAGTGCCTTCAGCAACAATAATGAGCGAG GGAAGATAAAG